In a genomic window of Pedobacter sp. KBS0701:
- a CDS encoding NUDIX domain-containing protein yields MIDQNIKIAVDAIVFGYEKGTLYVLAVQQRFGKLADRWVLPGGFILDDEPLITAVERELKEEAGITVNYLEQLSTFGDDIKRDERFRVISVAYFALVNPKNFVLKADTDAKDAKWFPINEIPRLGYDHNEMVNFARLRLKSKLTYQPIGFDLLDQEFLFSDLENLYCSILERDIDRRNFRKKILSFGIVTETDKVIKIGSSGRPGKLFTFDKAKYNQLLKENFQFDIRFA; encoded by the coding sequence ATGATCGATCAAAATATCAAAATCGCTGTCGATGCCATTGTTTTTGGCTACGAAAAAGGGACGCTTTATGTATTGGCTGTTCAGCAGCGCTTTGGTAAACTGGCCGATCGTTGGGTGTTGCCCGGTGGTTTTATTTTGGATGATGAACCTTTAATAACCGCAGTAGAGCGTGAGCTTAAGGAAGAGGCCGGGATAACTGTAAATTACCTCGAACAGTTGAGTACTTTTGGCGATGATATTAAACGCGATGAACGTTTCAGGGTAATTTCTGTAGCCTATTTTGCATTGGTAAATCCGAAAAATTTTGTGTTAAAAGCCGATACCGATGCAAAAGATGCCAAATGGTTTCCTATTAATGAAATTCCACGATTAGGGTACGACCATAATGAAATGGTTAACTTTGCACGTCTGCGGTTAAAAAGCAAACTCACTTATCAGCCCATCGGATTTGACCTTTTGGATCAGGAATTCCTCTTCTCCGATCTCGAAAATTTATACTGTTCCATTTTGGAAAGGGATATTGATAGAAGAAATTTCAGAAAAAAGATATTAAGTTTTGGAATTGTTACAGAAACTGATAAAGTTATTAAAATAGGCTCCAGCGGGCGGCCAGGCAAACTTTTTACCTTTGACAAAGCTAAATACAATCAGCTTTTAAAGGAAAATTTCCAGTTTGATATTAGGTTTGCGTAA
- the prs gene encoding ribose-phosphate diphosphokinase: MLNLNPSFTPLGENNLIEYKSFLFAGGEPHIKISNHFDVSLPVTITHRINSFNDLGMICITVDALKRMGVKEINLFIPYFPAARQDRVMIPGEPLSVKIYADIINAMTLESVTIFDPHSEVTPALLNNCVAISNHEFIKQVIEKIGNDVKLISPDGGALKKIYKVSEFLGGAEVVECSKSRDVKTGKLSGFKVYSDDLGDADCLIVDDICDGGGTFIGLAEALKAKNAGKLYLAISHGIFSKGFDELGKYFEQIFTTDSIKEVDHAGVTQIKLMDIL; encoded by the coding sequence ATGTTGAATCTAAATCCAAGTTTTACTCCGCTAGGCGAAAATAACTTAATCGAATACAAATCTTTCTTATTCGCAGGGGGCGAACCACACATTAAAATTTCAAATCATTTTGATGTCAGTCTTCCGGTTACCATTACACACCGAATAAATTCTTTTAATGATTTAGGCATGATCTGCATTACCGTTGATGCTTTGAAAAGAATGGGTGTGAAGGAAATTAATCTTTTTATTCCATATTTTCCAGCAGCAAGGCAGGATAGGGTGATGATTCCAGGCGAACCTTTATCTGTAAAAATTTATGCCGATATCATCAATGCAATGACTTTGGAAAGTGTAACCATTTTCGATCCACATAGCGAAGTAACCCCGGCATTGCTCAATAACTGTGTTGCCATTTCTAATCACGAATTTATAAAACAGGTTATCGAGAAAATTGGAAACGATGTAAAACTCATTTCTCCTGATGGTGGGGCTTTAAAGAAAATTTATAAAGTTTCTGAGTTTTTAGGAGGTGCTGAAGTGGTAGAGTGCTCAAAAAGCCGTGATGTAAAAACAGGGAAACTTTCAGGGTTTAAAGTATACAGCGATGATCTGGGTGATGCCGATTGTTTAATCGTAGATGATATCTGTGATGGTGGTGGTACATTTATCGGTCTGGCCGAGGCATTAAAGGCTAAAAATGCAGGGAAACTTTATTTAGCGATTAGCCATGGCATATTTAGCAAAGGCTTTGATGAATTAGGCAAATATTTCGAACAGATTTTTACTACCGATTCCATTAAAGAAGTTGATCATGCCGGCGTAACGCAGATAAAATTAATGGACATTTTATAA
- a CDS encoding nucleoside 2-deoxyribosyltransferase domain-containing protein translates to MRTILPPQIITPSDVSVFLAGTIDMGNSIDWQQKIIDQANKEETLDGVVVFNPRRKSWDQSWTQSIDNVQFSEQVNWELDTMENADVILLFLESNSKSPISMMELGLFADSGKLMVCCEEGFWRKGNIDIVCKRKSIDQYDTFDELSAAVIAKLKKLVESK, encoded by the coding sequence ATGAGAACGATACTTCCTCCACAGATTATTACTCCATCCGATGTTTCGGTGTTTTTGGCCGGAACCATTGATATGGGAAATTCGATCGATTGGCAACAAAAAATTATCGATCAGGCAAATAAAGAAGAAACTTTAGATGGTGTAGTCGTTTTCAATCCACGAAGAAAATCCTGGGATCAAAGCTGGACGCAGTCGATCGACAACGTGCAGTTTAGCGAGCAGGTTAACTGGGAACTGGATACGATGGAGAACGCAGATGTGATCTTGTTGTTCTTGGAAAGTAATTCTAAGTCACCCATTTCAATGATGGAACTGGGGTTATTTGCTGATTCTGGTAAGTTAATGGTTTGTTGTGAGGAAGGATTTTGGAGAAAAGGCAATATTGATATTGTTTGTAAAAGAAAAAGCATTGACCAGTACGATACTTTCGATGAGCTTAGCGCTGCTGTAATTGCAAAGCTTAAAAAGTTGGTAGAAAGTAAATAG
- a CDS encoding NADAR family protein, with product MMYDINWLLKTVDEKEVDFLLFWGHQRSKDGSIIKTCMSQWWSSPFVENDITYQTAEHYMMAQKALLFSDQEIFEKILTKNSPNDVKDLGRQIKNFDGAKWDAHKYDIVKQGNLLKFSQNEALKSFLLQTKSKILVEASPVDGIWGICLAEDHVDAKIPKHWKGLNLLGFALMEVRDKISTNKN from the coding sequence ATGATGTATGATATAAATTGGTTACTCAAAACGGTAGATGAAAAAGAAGTTGACTTTTTATTGTTCTGGGGGCATCAGAGAAGTAAAGATGGATCTATTATTAAAACCTGCATGAGCCAGTGGTGGTCATCTCCATTTGTTGAAAATGATATCACCTATCAAACAGCAGAGCATTACATGATGGCACAAAAAGCGCTGTTGTTTAGTGATCAGGAAATTTTTGAAAAAATATTAACAAAAAATTCGCCGAATGATGTAAAAGACCTAGGGCGACAGATTAAAAACTTTGATGGTGCAAAGTGGGATGCTCATAAATATGATATAGTAAAACAGGGAAATTTGCTTAAGTTTTCTCAAAATGAGGCATTGAAATCGTTCCTTTTGCAAACCAAAAGTAAAATACTGGTAGAGGCCAGTCCGGTTGATGGAATTTGGGGGATCTGTTTGGCAGAAGATCATGTAGATGCAAAAATACCAAAGCATTGGAAGGGGTTAAACCTATTAGGGTTCGCATTGATGGAAGTTAGGGATAAGATATCAACTAATAAAAATTAA
- a CDS encoding O-acetyl-ADP-ribose deacetylase, translated as MILELIKADITTIKADAIVNAANSSLLGGGGVDGAIHRTGGKAILEACVAIRNKQGKCKTGNAVITTAGNLPAKYVIHTVGPVWNGESEKNKALLADCYRNSLALAVENEVKIIAFPNISTGIYHFPKDKAADIAITTVNNFAGKEKIEKVIFVCFDDENYMLYEEKLNRIN; from the coding sequence ATGATTTTGGAACTAATCAAAGCCGATATAACAACAATTAAAGCCGATGCCATTGTTAATGCAGCAAACAGTTCCTTATTAGGTGGCGGTGGAGTTGATGGTGCCATTCACAGAACAGGTGGTAAAGCAATTTTAGAGGCTTGTGTAGCCATCAGGAATAAACAAGGAAAATGCAAGACGGGAAATGCAGTAATCACTACGGCAGGCAACTTACCTGCAAAATATGTGATCCATACGGTTGGGCCGGTTTGGAACGGAGAAAGTGAAAAAAATAAGGCTTTGCTTGCAGATTGCTACCGTAACAGTTTAGCCTTAGCGGTTGAAAATGAGGTTAAAATTATTGCTTTCCCAAATATCAGTACCGGGATTTATCATTTCCCTAAAGATAAGGCAGCAGATATTGCCATTACAACGGTAAATAATTTCGCTGGAAAAGAAAAAATAGAAAAGGTAATCTTTGTTTGTTTCGATGATGAAAATTACATGCTCTATGAAGAAAAACTCAATCGCATTAACTAG
- a CDS encoding DUF4291 domain-containing protein — MKIIVKKYNEQLLEWPKSGCHIMAQYDDERIIVYQAYRKEIGEFAVKNQFFGGEFSLNRMTWIKPNFLWMMYRSGWGTKEGQEVTLAIYLKITAFHKYLQHAVYTSFDQTEGISHDEWRNELENSNIRLQWDPDHDAYGVKQERRAIQIGLRDNFIRSFAKDDILLIEDISQFVKEQYEFVQNRQLENLTVPAEKPFVFKDEALNKKLKIKNEYAHGH, encoded by the coding sequence ATGAAAATAATAGTAAAAAAATATAATGAACAACTATTAGAATGGCCAAAATCAGGATGCCATATCATGGCCCAGTATGACGATGAGAGAATAATAGTTTATCAGGCTTATCGAAAAGAAATCGGTGAGTTTGCAGTCAAAAATCAATTTTTCGGAGGTGAGTTCAGTTTAAATAGGATGACCTGGATAAAACCTAACTTTTTATGGATGATGTACCGAAGTGGTTGGGGAACTAAAGAAGGTCAGGAAGTTACGCTGGCGATCTACCTCAAAATTACAGCCTTTCATAAGTATCTTCAACATGCGGTTTATACTTCTTTCGATCAAACAGAAGGTATTTCTCACGACGAATGGAGAAATGAACTGGAAAATTCAAATATCAGGTTGCAATGGGATCCGGACCACGACGCTTATGGTGTAAAACAGGAAAGAAGAGCCATACAGATCGGATTAAGGGATAATTTTATCAGGTCTTTTGCAAAAGATGATATTTTGTTAATTGAAGATATCAGTCAGTTTGTAAAAGAACAATATGAATTTGTTCAAAACAGACAACTGGAAAATTTAACTGTACCTGCAGAAAAACCTTTCGTGTTTAAAGATGAAGCACTGAACAAAAAATTGAAAATCAAAAATGAATACGCTCATGGACACTAA
- a CDS encoding RNA 2'-phosphotransferase, with product MDTKITKGISKLLSYILRHSPETIKLKLDENGWADVNELIAKFDLYNLTLDLELLQYVVENNDKKRFSFNEDKTRIRANQGHSIAVELNLNETEPLEYLYHGTVEKFLPDIKAQGLQKLSRQHVHLSADKETANKVGGRRGKPVILIVNSGAMHREGYKFYLSANNVWLTDVVPAEYIEF from the coding sequence ATGGACACTAAAATAACAAAAGGCATAAGCAAATTGCTGAGCTATATTTTGAGGCATTCGCCGGAAACCATAAAGCTAAAGCTTGATGAAAATGGTTGGGCAGATGTGAACGAGCTGATTGCCAAATTCGACCTTTATAATCTAACATTAGATTTAGAGCTACTTCAATACGTTGTTGAAAATAACGACAAAAAAAGATTTTCCTTTAACGAAGATAAAACCAGGATCAGGGCAAACCAGGGGCACTCCATTGCTGTTGAATTAAACTTAAATGAAACCGAACCTTTGGAATACCTGTATCATGGTACGGTTGAAAAGTTCCTGCCAGATATTAAAGCGCAGGGACTGCAAAAATTGAGCAGACAGCATGTGCACTTAAGCGCCGATAAAGAAACCGCTAATAAAGTGGGTGGCAGGAGAGGAAAACCGGTTATCCTAATCGTTAACAGCGGGGCGATGCACAGGGAAGGATATAAATTTTACTTATCGGCCAACAACGTGTGGCTTACAGATGTTGTGCCTGCTGAATATATAGAATTTTAA
- a CDS encoding metallophosphoesterase family protein → MGRTLVIGDIHGGLKGLIQLFERAEVSTEDKLIFLGDYVDGWSESAQVIDYLMLLEESHQCIFIKGNHDAWCIDWLDKGIIDDVWFVHGGKLTMESYQDLSGATRREHLNFFERMRDYYVDGQNNLFIHAGFSSMHGPEKERYSSNYSWDRTLWEMALTMDNRIKKDSEIYPKRLLLYHEIYIGHTPTLYYNVNVPMQGCNVWNIDTGAAFTGKLTCLDIETKAFWQSDTLKSLYPQEKGRNQ, encoded by the coding sequence ATGGGCAGAACATTAGTAATTGGCGATATACACGGCGGATTAAAAGGCCTGATCCAGCTATTCGAGCGTGCAGAAGTATCAACCGAAGATAAGCTCATTTTTCTTGGTGATTACGTTGACGGATGGAGTGAGTCGGCCCAGGTGATTGATTACCTGATGTTGTTGGAAGAAAGCCATCAATGCATTTTTATCAAAGGTAATCACGATGCCTGGTGCATAGATTGGCTTGATAAAGGTATTATAGATGATGTTTGGTTTGTCCACGGCGGTAAATTAACCATGGAGAGTTATCAAGATTTATCTGGTGCGACCAGACGGGAACATCTGAACTTTTTTGAACGGATGCGCGATTATTATGTGGACGGGCAGAACAATCTCTTTATCCATGCCGGTTTTTCTTCCATGCATGGGCCTGAAAAAGAACGTTACTCTTCCAATTATTCCTGGGACAGAACGCTTTGGGAAATGGCCCTGACCATGGATAATCGGATTAAAAAAGATTCGGAAATTTATCCGAAACGTTTATTGCTCTATCACGAAATCTACATCGGCCATACGCCAACGCTCTATTACAATGTTAATGTGCCCATGCAGGGCTGCAATGTTTGGAATATCGATACCGGTGCTGCATTTACCGGAAAATTAACCTGTTTGGATATCGAAACCAAAGCATTTTGGCAGAGCGATACCTTAAAAAGCCTCTATCCCCAAGAAAAAGGAAGAAATCAATAA
- a CDS encoding nicotinate phosphoribosyltransferase, with protein sequence MNPLLLTDGYKVDHRRQYPENTTLVYSNWTPRKSRLENVNRVVLFGLQYFIKKYIIEDFNQNFFKQPKEEILKKYARRINNYLGENLVGTQHIADLHDLGYIPMVFKSLPEGAEVPLRVPMFTMYNTKPEFFWLTNYFETLLSAVVWLPCNSATIAKQYRTILDHYAAETSSVPEFVDWQGHDFSMRGMGGIEAAVTSAAGHLLSFTGTDTIPAIDFLEEYYNADSDKELIGGSVAATEHSVMCMGTNTGELETFKRLILEVYPKGIVSIVSDTWDLWKVLTEYLPVLKDDIIAREGKVVIRPDSGDPVDIICGNPNGKNENEKKGVIELLWDVFGGKTNDKGFKELVPQIGAIYGDSITTERAVQICERLKAKGFASTNVVFGIGSFTYQYNTRDTFGFAMKATYGEVDGVGREIFKDPITDDGTKKSAKGLLQIFKNASGEYELKDQCSWEEEAQGELKEVFRDGSLLIDYSLADIRERLKNS encoded by the coding sequence ATGAATCCATTATTATTAACAGACGGTTATAAAGTTGACCACCGCAGGCAATACCCTGAAAATACCACATTAGTTTATTCTAACTGGACGCCTAGAAAAAGCAGGTTAGAAAACGTAAATCGCGTGGTACTTTTTGGCTTACAGTATTTTATCAAAAAATACATTATTGAAGATTTTAACCAGAATTTCTTTAAACAACCAAAAGAAGAAATTTTAAAGAAATATGCACGCAGGATCAATAATTACCTGGGCGAAAATCTGGTAGGAACACAGCACATTGCCGATTTGCACGATCTGGGTTATATCCCTATGGTTTTTAAATCGCTTCCTGAAGGGGCTGAAGTTCCTTTGCGCGTGCCGATGTTCACCATGTACAATACCAAACCCGAGTTTTTCTGGCTGACCAATTATTTCGAAACATTGCTTTCTGCAGTAGTTTGGTTACCATGTAATTCGGCTACTATTGCAAAACAATACCGCACCATTCTGGATCATTATGCAGCAGAAACCTCATCGGTACCAGAATTTGTAGACTGGCAAGGACATGATTTCTCTATGCGCGGTATGGGTGGGATAGAAGCTGCAGTAACTTCGGCAGCTGGACATTTATTGAGTTTCACCGGAACTGATACCATTCCAGCCATCGATTTTTTAGAAGAATATTATAACGCAGATTCAGATAAAGAGCTGATCGGTGGCTCCGTAGCCGCTACAGAACATTCGGTAATGTGTATGGGAACCAATACCGGAGAACTCGAAACATTTAAAAGGTTGATTCTCGAAGTTTATCCAAAAGGAATTGTATCCATTGTTTCCGATACCTGGGATTTATGGAAAGTATTGACTGAATACCTGCCTGTTTTAAAAGATGATATCATCGCCAGGGAGGGAAAAGTAGTAATCAGGCCAGATTCTGGAGATCCGGTTGATATTATCTGTGGAAATCCTAATGGCAAAAACGAAAATGAGAAAAAAGGTGTGATCGAACTGCTTTGGGATGTTTTCGGTGGAAAAACCAACGATAAAGGATTTAAAGAGCTGGTTCCGCAAATTGGTGCCATTTATGGCGATAGCATCACTACCGAAAGGGCTGTACAAATCTGCGAACGTTTAAAAGCGAAAGGCTTTGCCTCAACCAACGTGGTTTTTGGTATTGGGTCTTTCACCTATCAATACAATACACGAGATACTTTTGGTTTTGCCATGAAAGCCACTTATGGCGAGGTAGATGGCGTTGGCCGTGAGATATTTAAAGATCCCATTACCGACGATGGAACCAAAAAATCGGCTAAAGGTTTATTGCAGATTTTTAAAAATGCGAGTGGAGAATATGAACTCAAAGATCAATGCAGCTGGGAAGAAGAAGCACAAGGCGAATTGAAGGAAGTTTTCAGGGATGGAAGCTTATTGATCGATTATTCTCTTGCCGACATTAGAGAAAGGCTAAAGAATAGTTAA
- a CDS encoding DUF6036 family nucleotidyltransferase, producing MILKNENFRQEEFNRRVEMEYLGKSVYLVTVEDLLISKLIWIQVLQSAIQIQDIKNLAELDTLDWEYINKWVKELKLATFNLF from the coding sequence GTGATTTTAAAAAACGAGAATTTCAGACAAGAAGAATTTAATAGAAGGGTTGAGATGGAATACCTAGGGAAATCAGTATATTTGGTTACGGTTGAGGATTTATTGATATCTAAATTAATCTGGATTCAAGTTCTGCAATCTGCTATCCAAATTCAAGATATAAAAAATCTTGCTGAATTAGATACTTTAGATTGGGAATACATTAATAAATGGGTTAAAGAACTTAAGCTTGCAACATTTAATCTTTTTTAA
- a CDS encoding BatA domain-containing protein, which translates to MNFLYPGFLFALISVAIPVIIHLFNFRKFKKIYFSNVQLLKEVEQQNSSKEKLKNLLILFSRILAIIFLVLAFAQPYIPAHDQKTTALNNVVSIYIDNSYSMEAINKDGSLLDEAKRRAKELVKGFGINDRFQLLTNDFEGKHQRLLNEEAFLKALDDVKISAANRNLQQILNRQANVLTGAGNRYSFLISDFQKNISATNKLETRADIQYSFLKLNANTLPNVAVDSVWVLSPNHQPGANERLVVQLKNYSGEEAKNVPLKLSINNKQKGLGAVTIPGGKTVKDTLNFSGLAAGWQKGMVTIKDFPVTFDDTLSFSFKVDESFPVLSINGANAGNYIKALFAADSYYKLAENAESNVNYSNFANYGLIVLNGLKSPSTGLAQQLKTYLSAGGTVVLFPDLDADIQVYNSFLSALSLPTVQSLNITATKVDQIDLQNPIFKTVFEEIPKNLDLPSVSRYYSFIEKNSSNKEEIMSLPGRKSFFSKYGVGNGQVYLSASGLNTNDGNLARHPVFVPLLYRLALSGGNETPLYYNLGNDNALASKKITLGKNQTLKITADHFEAIPEIRQADGKTLIYIADQIKNAGFYNLNLADSLLAVYSFNSGRTESDMHYLSKAELEQLADKSNLKIFDTDKDAVKLIAGDNKIGQTLWKLCLILSLIFIAAEILLIRFFNNTKRII; encoded by the coding sequence ATGAATTTCCTTTATCCGGGCTTTCTTTTTGCACTCATATCGGTTGCCATTCCGGTTATCATTCATTTATTCAATTTCAGAAAATTTAAAAAAATCTATTTCTCTAATGTTCAGCTTTTAAAAGAAGTAGAACAACAAAATTCATCAAAGGAAAAGCTTAAAAACCTGCTCATTCTCTTTTCTCGAATCTTAGCGATTATTTTTTTGGTCTTGGCATTTGCTCAACCCTACATTCCGGCGCACGACCAAAAAACTACTGCTTTAAATAATGTTGTAAGCATTTATATCGATAATTCTTACAGTATGGAAGCCATTAATAAAGATGGTAGTCTGCTCGATGAAGCCAAGCGTAGGGCAAAAGAATTGGTAAAAGGTTTCGGTATTAACGACCGTTTTCAGCTTTTAACAAACGATTTCGAAGGGAAGCACCAGCGATTATTAAACGAAGAGGCATTTTTGAAAGCATTGGATGATGTAAAAATCTCGGCTGCAAACCGTAATCTCCAACAGATTTTGAACAGACAGGCCAATGTTTTAACCGGTGCAGGAAACAGGTATAGCTTCTTGATTTCTGATTTTCAAAAAAATATCTCCGCTACCAATAAACTCGAAACAAGGGCCGATATTCAATATTCATTTTTGAAACTCAACGCCAATACCCTACCTAATGTAGCGGTTGATAGCGTTTGGGTACTTTCGCCAAATCATCAGCCTGGCGCAAATGAGCGTTTAGTGGTACAATTAAAGAATTATTCCGGAGAAGAAGCCAAAAATGTCCCATTAAAACTCAGTATCAACAACAAGCAAAAAGGATTAGGCGCTGTAACCATTCCAGGAGGAAAAACAGTTAAGGATACCTTAAATTTTTCCGGACTGGCAGCAGGCTGGCAAAAAGGGATGGTTACCATTAAAGATTTTCCGGTAACCTTTGATGATACGTTATCTTTCAGTTTTAAAGTGGATGAAAGTTTTCCGGTTTTAAGTATTAACGGCGCTAATGCAGGGAATTATATCAAAGCGCTCTTTGCTGCCGATAGCTACTACAAGCTTGCTGAAAATGCCGAAAGCAATGTAAATTATAGTAATTTCGCTAATTATGGCTTGATTGTATTAAATGGATTGAAAAGCCCTTCAACCGGATTGGCGCAACAACTTAAAACATATCTTAGTGCAGGTGGCACAGTAGTGCTTTTTCCTGATCTCGATGCCGATATCCAGGTATACAACTCATTTTTAAGTGCATTATCGCTTCCAACAGTTCAGTCGCTCAATATCACCGCTACAAAAGTCGACCAAATTGACCTTCAAAATCCGATTTTTAAAACTGTTTTTGAGGAAATCCCTAAAAATTTAGATCTTCCCTCAGTTTCTCGTTATTATTCCTTTATAGAAAAAAATAGCTCCAATAAAGAAGAAATCATGTCTTTGCCTGGCAGGAAATCTTTTTTCTCTAAATATGGTGTAGGTAATGGCCAGGTGTATTTATCTGCTTCCGGTTTAAATACAAATGATGGTAATTTGGCCCGTCATCCGGTTTTTGTTCCATTACTTTACCGGTTGGCACTGAGCGGCGGAAATGAAACTCCATTGTATTACAATCTGGGCAATGATAATGCGCTGGCCAGTAAAAAGATTACTTTAGGTAAAAACCAGACTTTAAAAATTACCGCCGACCATTTCGAAGCCATTCCTGAAATCCGCCAGGCAGATGGAAAAACATTGATTTATATTGCCGACCAGATTAAAAATGCAGGTTTTTACAACTTAAATCTTGCCGATTCTTTACTCGCTGTTTATAGTTTCAATAGTGGGAGAACAGAATCTGACATGCATTATTTAAGCAAAGCAGAACTAGAGCAATTGGCAGATAAAAGCAACCTGAAAATATTCGACACGGATAAAGATGCCGTTAAATTAATTGCTGGCGACAATAAAATCGGACAAACATTATGGAAACTTTGTCTAATTTTGTCGCTGATTTTTATTGCAGCAGAAATTTTGCTCATCCGATTTTTTAACAACACAAAAAGAATAATATGA
- a CDS encoding dihydroorotase, giving the protein MNLLVKNVTIADPQSKFNNQQCDVRVEDGTIKNIGKLTADKNEAIFDAQGAFLTPGFFDLNCVAGDPGFETKEDIQTLTETAKAGGFTGLALLPQTNPVVQSKSQVEYIINRAKNNLVDVLPVGAISQNREAKELAELFDMQQAGAVAFSDGDKALQDDGFMSRALQYANGFNALLMVYPENKSIAGKSQINESKNSVLLGMKGLPALAEEMHIARDIFLASYNETKIHISNISTAGAVALIRKAKKDGVQVSCDVTAHHLVFTEELLSDFDSNYKVKPPLRGKADVKALIAGLKDGTIDAITSQHRPEEIEFKNVEFEIAHYGIIALQTVLSLLLKAGLDIALIVEKLAINPRKLLNLTLPVIEEGAKANFTVFNTAEKWLYNSASNHSKSANSPLLGTELTGKVNLVYNNNQYSLR; this is encoded by the coding sequence ATGAATCTCCTGGTTAAAAATGTAACCATTGCCGATCCGCAGAGTAAATTTAACAACCAACAATGCGATGTTCGGGTTGAAGATGGTACAATTAAAAACATAGGTAAATTAACTGCCGATAAAAACGAAGCTATTTTTGATGCCCAGGGCGCTTTCTTAACGCCTGGTTTTTTCGATTTAAACTGCGTAGCCGGCGATCCGGGTTTCGAAACCAAGGAAGATATCCAAACGCTTACCGAAACGGCAAAGGCAGGCGGATTTACAGGTCTGGCTCTTTTGCCACAAACCAATCCGGTGGTGCAGTCAAAATCTCAGGTAGAATACATTATTAACAGGGCGAAAAATAACCTGGTTGATGTTTTGCCGGTAGGGGCCATTAGTCAGAACCGTGAAGCAAAAGAACTTGCCGAATTGTTTGATATGCAACAAGCCGGTGCAGTTGCCTTCTCTGATGGAGATAAAGCTTTGCAGGATGATGGTTTTATGAGCCGTGCTTTACAATATGCCAATGGTTTTAATGCGCTGTTAATGGTTTATCCCGAAAATAAATCGATCGCAGGTAAATCGCAGATTAACGAGAGCAAAAATTCTGTGCTTTTGGGTATGAAAGGTTTGCCGGCATTGGCAGAAGAAATGCATATCGCACGCGATATCTTCCTGGCTTCTTACAACGAAACCAAAATCCACATCAGCAATATTTCAACAGCAGGGGCTGTGGCTTTGATCCGTAAGGCAAAGAAGGATGGTGTTCAGGTTTCATGCGATGTAACTGCTCATCACCTGGTATTTACAGAGGAACTTTTAAGCGATTTTGATAGTAATTATAAGGTTAAGCCACCATTACGTGGAAAAGCTGATGTTAAAGCATTAATTGCTGGTTTAAAAGATGGAACCATTGATGCCATTACTTCCCAGCACCGTCCAGAGGAAATCGAATTTAAAAATGTAGAGTTCGAAATTGCCCATTATGGAATTATTGCTTTGCAAACCGTACTGTCGTTATTATTAAAGGCAGGACTGGATATTGCTTTAATCGTAGAGAAATTGGCCATTAATCCACGTAAATTGTTAAATTTAACTCTTCCGGTAATTGAAGAAGGTGCCAAAGCCAACTTTACGGTTTTTAACACCGCAGAAAAGTGGTTGTATAATTCGGCAAGCAACCATTCAAAATCGGCAAATAGCCCATTGCTGGGTACCGAACTTACTGGTAAGGTTAATTTGGTTTATAATAATAATCAATACTCTCTGAGGTAG